TCCACAGTTTCGGTTCTGGGACCAACAACAACACAAAGCCTGGAGAGAGAGgccaagcaaaaaaaaacagataataAAATGTTCCCAATGTTTTTCTTTAACAGCGTAGCTAGTACCTAGTAGTAGTGTCTAGGATGACAATAAGAAAGTAATGTGTCTTTGCAATATGTTCTGTTAATCAATAACTATGCTTACGTGAGAACTTTTCCATGCGTTTTTTGTGGCAGATCTAATCCTGAAGCTTCTCTGCTTCTCCATCGTTACCTTCCTCGTTCTCCTGCAGCTTCTCTGCTTCTTCATTGTCACCTCTCTCATTCTCCTGCAGCTTCTCTGCTTCTTCATCGCCAGCTCTCTCATTCTCACGCGGCTTCTCTGCTTCATTATCGTCACCTTCCTCTTTCTTCTGCAGCTTCTCTGCTTCTTCATTTTTACCTCTCTCTTCTGCCTCTCCAACTCGCTGTCTCTTGGAGGATCGCGCAGCAGAAAGATGTGGTCCAAATCCATGTCCATCGGTCAAGAGTTTGAGCATTTGGTCTGTATTACTCTGAATCTGACCCAAAGTACTCAAAAGCTGCTGCCAAAAGTCGTCTGTAAAAAGAAGCCAACACATATAACGTTTGAGATTCAAGAAAAGGCACAAAAAGAGAAACAGAGAGGAAAGCTGAGAGTATTTGTTTAATCACTGGGATAAGCTGGCTGCTGCTGGGAGGCTTGAAGGTTTTGGTTCTCTAGAGCATTAGGATAAGAAGAAGCTTCTTGTGGTGATGCATCCGGGACATTTATAGCAGTCAACAACGCTAAAAGAAGCAAAGACAATGTGTCAACAAACAGTTTTTTGAGTGAGAAAATCAAAGAACAAGGACACGTTTAGTTACGGCGACAATAAGGAGATAGACGGTATTCTTTCTTAGTCCCACGCACTTTACGTCTCCTTGCGGAAGTTACCTCTGGTGGTGAAGAAGCTACGCAACAATCACAAgagaattaagaaaaaataagctCTGTTTCTATTTGATGACTATAAaccagtcaaaaaaaaaagattcttaaTCAAAAAACGAAACTTGTGCGACAAGAAAAGATAAGGGTTTCTATCTGCGTACGTTTCGCAACGCGCTTAGGGATTCTTGCATTGCGCTCACGCATCCTTGCATTGTACGCTATGAACAAATCTGGATTCGTCCTTTCAAGATGATCCCAAACTAGACAATCAAATCAAAGAATCTCGAATCATTGATGAAGGTTACCCATTAATGCTTTGGTGACATGGAGTTTACCTCGGTTGGTATCTTGAATTGGGATTTGGTGGACTTCCTCTACATATCTCTCAGTCTCATCCTTGGTCAGGTTGTTTTCAATGCATTCCTCTACTATCGCACGATACTGAAACTGAGcaaataaagaagaaagagtTTGCTTTAATCAATCGTCGTAACGGATTCATGAACCTTGAAAGAGATTCACTGGTCGATCAAATCTTACGTAATCAGGAAGACCGTCCATTCTCTGAAACTTTCACAGGTCGAAGACTCGATCTGAAAGGGGGTTCttggagaagaaagaaagaaagaaagagagagagtctGAGAAACAGCAAGTGAAACTATTAATATTGAGACTTGAGAGATAAGGAGGGAGCGCGAAATTAGTTTCCTCGTTTTGATTGATTGTTTATggatctttttaattttaatctgtTATTTTGGGCTTTTTCTATTCTCCGGCTCACTTGTTTTTTATTGGGCTGACACATAGACCTACCGTAAACAGCAAGAAAACGTTTATCTTCGGCAAAATCAAATGGTGGAAGCAGAGAAAATCATCGATGAAGTGAGGTtacttgcttcttcttcttcttcttcttaattcCTCTCTGAGCAAAACACCTGAACGCTTctctaagaagaagaaaccaaacgTCAAAAACACATGCTCTTGCAAGCAATCCCTGATCGTCATATATGAAGCTGACACACACAAGCCACATGTCATTACATTATCTCGCTGAAGCGTTTGAAATCACCAGTTGATaccattataataaatattaactacATGCTATGCTCTAATGGGAACattggtttttgttttgaaaccctACATGGACCCGTTGTTGAACCAGTAAACCATGTGATCCAGAAAAAAATTGGTTGAGTTTTTGTGAAAATtccaatatttagaaacccgcaaaaacctGCGAAAACTTTTGCAACTTCTAGATCCTTGCATTGTGCTGTATCCGGGTGAAGTCTCACAGGCACACAAAATGGACTCGTCACAAAGCTAAGAACTTTCCAAGAGAACATGTTTAAAGGGACGTTTCGTAAGTGAACCCATAGCAAGATGGATTCCTCTGTTTTTCCTTCTTCAACAAACGGCTTCCATTGCGTCATGACGACTGGAAACCCGGCGAGATTCCATATTCCTCGGCGGAAAACCCTGTTTTGTGTAGCTTGGTCTGTGATTCTGAACTTCATTGTTGTTGAGTTCATCTCATACACTTCAATCATCTGAGACTTATCACCAAGGGTCCAGATTTTTAAAGGATCAGATGGGATGACTGAACAAAATCATactttaaataagaaaaagaagaaaaaaaacaaaatatttctcgtgagataatttttcttttgtaaaaaaattaagtatttggGGTCGGGTGTAAGTTGAGAGCTTGTAAAATTATCAGGTTGATGATAAAAGATTTGTAGTAGATTCGGAGACGTATGCAACATTGACCGCACTCTCTTAACCATTTTATGTGTGTCTTTCCGATCCCATAAATTCTGGTTTACCACAAATTTGACCGTGCATTTCCTAACAAGTTTTCCTTTTCCTAATTGCCTTTGCAATTTGACTAACAGACACTAATGTAGAATAATTTAATTAAGTTATtgaaataaaaatcattttaaataaataataccaAAGATCTCTTaacaaatatgtaaaatttacaaaaaaaaaataattaattatattttactgaCAAGTTTATTCAAAATGctcttttataatattttcatattatatatgttaaacgAACTATTTTTACTTAACCTTATTGTCAATATTTTAGAATCCATTCTCTAAAAAATTGATTGGATggttactttaaattttttagctaataaaaatattaataataaaattcattattttgaaaagagtaaaaataaaattagtatattGGTTAGGTCTTAAGAGTTCATGAActagtaaattgatagagaatACAAAGCTGAAACTTGTAAGAATTCAAAGCAGTCATGAATCAGCTTTTGGTCTTCGTTGTAATTTTGTTTCCTCTCAAATATCAATACCATTCGGGCAAATTGTAAACCGGTTCACAACCAATCTCTTGCATGGTAGGAGAACGCACAAGCAACAGACTTTTAATCATCTCCAACACAGTTTGCACAACAAAACCACGCACGCACGCACTATATTAcaaccgaaccaaactaaacGAATACAAAACCCAACTTCTACGTTTTGTCTGCAAATTACGTTATATACCAAGTTTAAATTCCACTCATTGATGCTTTAAGATCGATGAACACATTAGATAAAACTTGTTCTTGGTTTCCAAAATCAAGCTGCGAGTACGATTATCACGATCAGGAGTACAATGCCAAATATCACCAAGAGCAAGCATGTCTGCGTGTAAACAAGTTCAAGACCATTAGAGTGTGGCCTAAACCCATCCCTAAGGTTCCTAAAGTGTTGGATGTTCTTACCAGAGATGAGTTTGATCTTTGTGTTTTTGCGGCCTGTGCGAGCTGAGATCTTCCCTGTGAAGTTGCAGCTCGAGAGTTATCAATGTGAGTTCCAATATCATCTACgcgaaaaacaagaaagtgagcTCTAACTGTAAATATTTTGGGTATGTTCTTATCGAGTTTATATAGACTCCTTTACCTATCATGACTCCTTGATCGTTAACCAGAACCGCAAGATCTTTGAATATTTCGTTAACCTCACCAATCTGAGTATGGATTTCTTGTATCCCTTGCTCTCTTTCTTCGATCACAGCCTCATTGAATGCAATCTCGTTGTCTAACAACACAAGCTCCTGCCTGCAAACAAGAGGAAGATAAGTTGCAACAGAAAGAGATGTTCTGGTATCACCAACCAACCTTTTTGACTCCATAACTTGTGCCCTCTGTTCCGAGATCTTATCTGCTTCACCCGCTGAGTAGCTACATATGAAGCAAAGACAGATAAGAAAACACgatttattaaaaccataacTCATAACACTTGTAACTCTAACGATCGACATAGAAATCACCAAGAACAACATAAACCTTCTTCATCATCGTCTATGATAACAACTTTTTAACTATACAGAAGAACGAATTGAAAGGAGTAAAACCAGACAAACAGTTGACAAAGTCAAACCTTTTGCTTCATATAATCAAGAACAACCTAGATGGAAGAGAAAATAGAGGGCTCTCTAAAGGAGGGAGTATACCAGACAAAACAGTTAACAAAGTTGATGCTTTTGATCATGATATCATCACATTCAAATTCTACTTATTGATTCAGAACTTGAGCTTAACATAGCACCTAGTTACCTAGTTGTTTGAGCAGAAGGAGGCACCAAAGGAGCATAAGCAGTTTCTCGTTCAGCAGCAGTTTGCTGAGCTTTCTGAAACTCTTTCAACACAGCTTGAAAGTCCTTTGCAAGCTTAGCATCTGCTATCTTCTTACTTGGCTACACATTTTGACAAACACTAACTCTAACAACAAAACTACTACTTGATAAGATtcacataaaatcaaaaaagagGAAAGATTAAAACTTTTACATTGACACCAGTTTGATGATCAGTTTCACTAGCTTCCTTAAGTTTAGCTGACGTGTCCTTCACAAGCTGCCCTATGTGCAACCGTGTCTTGTGCCTATACCCCAAAATCAACaattcaatttcaatttcaatttcaatttccaCAAATCAATTCgattaaatttgaattttaaaagttattgtTATTACAGCTTATCACGGAGCTCGGGCGTGTCTCTGGGAGTACCGAGCGTGTTAACGAGCCGCTGAAACGTGGAAACTCCGGTATTGATCTGGAATATTCCCGAAGCCACGGCTTGCGTCGAATCTTGCCGGCCACCATTGGTCTTCCTTGATCTTCCTCTTCCAGCTTCCAAATCTTGGAAACTCATCTCTCAGCGAATCGTTCTCAGAGCTCCTCTCTACGATAAATTGGGATGGTCAAGGCGTGAATCGTGGAAACAGAGAGACGGAAATTGAAaaggtatttttttaaatcagtttTTGTTTTTCGTTTCTGATccttttatttctatttatttactaATCTCTCGCTTTTTATTATAGGCAGTGACCAACCTGGTTTACATACCTTTTTCTCTGTTCTTAGCTGCTCTGTTATGAAGACTAGATCATTCATGTGGTTTGGTTCgataaagttttgtttttaatctgtTTACTTGAACTTTTagtcaaaatataatatgatagatgtttatttttttttttttttgacagcaaacattcacagactcatattgactctgtaaaccaaggtggtaactctgcatccattTGTAAGACGAAAGACGATTGTTTCcgagcactgcgtgctaagctatctGCCTTAAGGTTCGCCGTCCTAGGAACATGAATGATTtctgagttgaggaaacttCTTCTGAGAAGCTTAATGTCTTCCAGGTAGCTTttaaatgctggccattcttctggttccgaaaccatcttcaccaattgagaacaatccgttgcaaacgtaacctgaaattgtcttaaatttttcatacattccattgcccatattaATGCCTCCATCTCCGAATGAAGAGGGGAGAGACATGCCCGTACATTTCTTGCCCCTAACAATCCATCAAAACCCGGGAGAGTGCTAAACCAGCCTTCACTACAACAAATATGGCTTTTAATAGCATACGGATAACGCTATTATATGGTATCCATAGCGGTTTTACAAATGCTATGAAAACGACCGCTATAATAGAGTCCCTATATACGATAGCGTTTTCGGATGACGCTATCGTAGAGTAGCCTTTAATAGCGTTATGTTTTCGCTGTGTTACGGTTATTTATTACACACAATTTATGCTATAGGAAATTGTATAACAGCTATATTTATCTGCTGTATTAAACCTATTAATAGCTATTATTTTGTGCTGTTCTAAATTATGTAATAACTTTTTTATGTtgctatatatttttgtaaaatagcTATATTCTGTAGCCATCAATTACGTTGTAGTAGCTTTACATTGGTGCTACTTTATGATGTGTTGCAGCAGTGGTATTGAGTTATGTTCATATGATTTATAGCATTTTTTTCGTGATATCAAGTGAGTGTATCATAACTTATTTTATATGCTATTTCACCCATTAAAATATGCTATTTCGCCCAATAAATGGTTCACTATAAATACACAAAATGCTCAAAAAGAAGTAAACAAAGTCTGAAATTTCATAATAGAAATACCATATCATAATTAAGTTCAAAAGTAAGAACACAAGTGTCATTTGCACTAAGTACCATAAGTTCATAAGTTCTAAAGCAATGAAAATAGAAGACCATACGTTCTTATTCATCCTCACACGATGACAACCTTGTCTTCAGGCCATGCTATAGTGGTACCAATAGCATCCTCCATACACTCGATTGCAGATGTAGGCCTCCAAACCATGGCATCATCCACCTTGACTACATCAACCCACACACGAACTGCATTTTTTCCCAAAGGAACAAAATGCACTAACTGTTCTGGGTTGTTTGAAGACCAGCGTCCTTCTGCAACAACAACTTTCTGACCGGTAATGTCGAGCAGTTTGCACTTCTGACCTTCTTTCACAATCTGTGTATGAGAATGATGTCCATTAGTGTAACACATATGAAAGCATTACCAACTTTATTAGATATATCAACACAACCTACACTACTACTTACCTTCCGAGAGCTTGAAGGAGTTTGTGCCActggttttaaaatattagcaGGAGCCGGTGGAGTGTGTACTTGTGACTGCGTAATAGGAGATTCTGTAGCTGGTGACTCAGAGTTTAAACTGTCGAATGAAACTCTGCTGAGAGGCCATGCTACATACGACTTCAAACAATCACCGAGGGTTGAGTGTTTTTCTGTTGGCCTCCAAAGAAAAGTCTGAGGTAACGTCACCGCATCTACATATACTTTCACAGCATTTGGTCCAAGAGGAAGGCCATCCACCAAGGCTTTGGGATCACGACTCTCCCAACGACCTTCAGCAACTGTTTCTTCATCCTGTGTTAACCAATGTAGAAGTTTGCAGTTGTTCTTCTCTACTGTCTCAGGGCTCTGTCAAAACAATAAATTCAACACGTGAAATACATTACTAGATTTTAGAAAACAGAAACTTAGACACCAAAGTGAGATGAGGACTGAAAACCTTACTTTACCAAGAATGTGATCTGGATCGATCTCCTCGtcaagaacaagaagagaaTCTTGAGGCCACGCAACTGTTTCTCCTACAGCCTGACCAATAGTGTAAATTTTTGGCGCCGGTCTCCAAAGAAATGCATCTACTTCAATAGCCGTCTCAACTACCACCTTAACTGAATTAGGGCCCAATGGCACATTGTTAACAAACTCCATTTCATCCGATGACAGAAAACGACCCTCGGCTACTTTGCATTCCTTGTCACACCAATCATATAGGATACACTTAGGCTGTGGTGTCCAATTATTCGTCACACTCTACAAAGATTAATCAACACAACAGTTACATTCCGTTCAAGTTAGTTGAGCATGAATCCGATTTGCACAAGTACTTACTCTTGGTGCTGAATTCTCACCCTCTTCCGATTCTGGCCTCTgtaattagaaaaataaataaggtTTGTGTtctttaataagaaaaaaaaaatcacaggaGAGTTGCTCAGAAACACTTACTCGACTATTCATTTTAGCAAGAGCCTCTTGCAATTCTTCGACCTGCTGCTTCAACTTATTTTGTGTCTGTTGCATTTCAGTCACATACTTGTTCTTCACTTCGAAAAAAGCCAGTTTGCTCACACTCATTCCTCTACCCATAGCCCTCAATCGTCCAGGATTGTCAGGTCCCAAGATCTGAGTAAGAGTATCTTCTTTTgggtttgatgatgatgatccttGATGGTCAGACCGAATAAACTCAGTAGCCTTTTCCTGTCACAAGTTCAAATTtttatgtgagatttttaactcTAATTTTAAACATCACAAATGAATAAGAGAACAACATAAGAATTACTATTTTGTCAGCAGCATCTGTGTTTACTGCAGTGCCATCCTTTTTAGTTCGTGACTTCACCCACACATTCAGTCTCGTCACTTCAGTGCCATCCTTTTTCTGCATAATGATTCAGGTTTATGattcaagaacaaaaaaattccaaaaaaattccaataaaTACACAAATCAGGCTCCTGTATATATACTTACTAAATCTTCTGCCAATCTAACCATTCCTTTACGGCTACATGTGTGAGGAATCTGCTTACGTCTTCTTTCCTTGTACGACTCCCTAACAGCCTATATAGAAGTGTTAGAAAGCAGATGTAAgataatataactaattaagATGTCATACCCTGAACTCTTTACTAGTCTtctctttcacaaacttcttcCACTCTGCAAGTTGAATATTATCTGGCCTCAACTTCAAACGCTCTGTGTGATTTTCAGCATTCAGAATCTGATTAACCAAGCGTGATTTAGAGGCCCTCCATATGCATCCCATCTGTTTCATAACTGCCGCTTTCTCGTACTCTCCATCCAGTTCAAAACGTAACTACAAGAACATTAAAAGTTGTAAGGCAGAGTTCGTTAATTTAGTTATAGTGTCAACAGAAACAAATTACCTGAACAGATTTCCATAGAACAGTTTTCCGGTCGTCGCCTATTTTTCTCCAATCATTGCTGTTGCTTCATAGTAAACACCACTATTCTGACTTAGCCTATGCACCACATTTGTGTGAAATCGTAGCCCATTCACAATGTAGCCTGTGTAAGATCTGGCTATACTACGAGGACCATAAGCCAGCCACTTCAGAGTGTCTTCCTCATCAGGTGAATCAATAGATATCTAAAATTTATTCCATTAAAAATTGTTAGCTACACAACATGGTATAAAATCGGATTGAAACATATACAGTACTAGCAGACCTGTTGCTTTAGCCACGCTGCAAATTTTTCAGTGTGCATACGCCATAAATATGTTGCATCCCTTTGACATCTACTATTCGAGTCTTGTAGATGTTGTAAATGAGCACTTGCAAATGGAAAAAGCAAACCTCAACACTGAAATCTTATAAAAGTCACAAtcaatacttttatatatactaagAGAAACTTACTCAACATATGGATCCACCATGGCCGTGTTCTGTATTACAGCAAGATGAGCTATTTTCAACTCTGCTTCTGAAAATTGGAATGAGCGGGCGGCTGATATAGGACGACCTTCGAGGATGGACTTACTCTCATACTCAGTGTTTCTGTCCTCTTTTTCTTGCACATTTGTTGTAGTAGTCAAGAAAGCCGAGCAGAACTTCATGCACTCATCCGCAAGATAAGACTCAGCTATACACCCCTCTGGTCTTGCTGTGTTTCTGACATAGTCTTTCAAGACTTTCATATACCTGTTTTAAAAGAACATAGGTCATGATTAGTAAGTCCATTAggaagattaataattttttcaGTGGAGAACATACCTTTCAAATGGATACATCCATCGGAAATGGACCGGACCACCAAGTCTAGCTTCTCTGCCTAGATGCACACACAAGTGAACCATGATGTCGAAGAAACTTGGTGGCCAAAATCTTTCAAAAATGCAGAGAGTCTCCACGATTTCAGATTCCATTTGCTGAAGTTGTTCCATATCGATTACTCGTTGGCATAGAAGGTTGAAGAAAGCGCATAAGCGGAGAATGGCTACCCTAGGACCCTTAGGTAGTAAGCCCCTGATTGCTACTGGCAGTAGTTGTTGCATTAGGACgtgataatcatgagatttgaGTCCCAACACCTTACACTCCTCTAATGATACACAACTAGATATATTAGCACAGTAGCCATCAGGACCTTTAAAATCATATAGCCGCTTACAGAAGATGTGTTTCTCTGACTTTGATAAAGACCAGGGAGCTGGTGGAAGTAATGTCCTTTTACCCTGAGCTTTTGGATGCAAATCTTTCCTGATACCAAGACTTTCAAGATCCTTTCTAGCCTTTAGACCATCCTTTGAATTGCCACAATGTAACAATGTCGCAATCAAGCTTGCAGCCACATTCCTCTCCACATGCATAACGTCTAGATTATGCCGAACAGGGAGCTCCTTCTCATGACAaagcaaataaagaaaaatatcagaACAGCTCTTACAGACTTAAACAGTTagtaaatgtttaattttaaacatacCTCCCAATAAGGCAATGAGAAAAAAATGGAACGTTTTTTCCATCTAGACAATTCCTCTTCGTCTTTATCTCCTACATCTTCATCCTCATCAGATCCACTTAGTTCATCTTCCTTATCAGATGGTATGTCAACTCGAGTAGCCCTCTTTTTCCCAGACTGTTTTCTATTACCAAAAACATTCTTGTAATTTCTCAACACATATGAGACATTCCTGCCTGTGAGTACCCTTCCCTTCGTCCCATGTTCCGTTTTCCCATCAAACCAAGCCTTCTTTCCTCTAAAACTATGCAAGGGAGGCAAACTTTTCCGGTGGCCCATAAATACAAACTTCCTACTATTCTTCAGCCACAAACTATCTGTGTGCTTCCCGCATATAGGACAACCCATTTTACCCTTCACTTTACAACCAGCAAGATTCCCGTAAGCCGGGAAATCACTAATAGTCCAAAGTAGCATTGCCTTAAGGGTAAAGGTAGTCTTACTAACTGCATCATACGTTGGCTCACCTATTGACCACAACTGTTTTAAATCTTCAATCAACGGCTCTAAGtaaacatctatactattacCCGGCTGATGTGGTCCTGGAATCAGCAGACTGAGCATTATGTTCTCCTCCTTCATACATAGGTCAGGAGCCATGTTGTAATTCACCAGTAACACAGGCCAGCAACTGTATCGGCTGTTCTTCATACTAAAGGGATTAAACCCATCTGTTGAAAGCCCAAGTCGCAAATTCCTCTCCTCCGCTGCAAACGACGGATACTTGTCATTCATTGACTGCCAAGTAACAGAGTCTACTGGATGTCGGAGTTTCCCATCTGTGCTCTTGTTATTGAAATGCCATCGTAAATCCATTGCAAGTTTCTCCGATCTGAACATCCTTTTCAGACGAGGTATCACCGGAAAATATCTCAAAACCTTCTGTGGAACACCCTTCTTGATTTCACCAGTATGCATGTTGGTCTTCCATCTAGACGCTTTACATGTTGGGCAACTCTCAGCCGTCTTCAGCTTCTTTCTAAATAAGCAGCAGTCGTTAACACAAGCATGAATCTTTAGATATCCCATatcaaaagttttcaaaaaCTTCTTGACATCATAAGTTGATGTGTGCAGCACATTGTCTTCAGGTAACATATTTGGCAATGTTTGCAGCAAGTCATCAAAGCTCTTGTCTGACCACCCATTCTGAGACTTAA
Above is a window of Brassica napus cultivar Da-Ae unplaced genomic scaffold, Da-Ae ScsIHWf_19;HRSCAF=41, whole genome shotgun sequence DNA encoding:
- the LOC125599802 gene encoding uncharacterized protein LOC125599802, with product MDGLPDYFQYRAIVEECIENNLTKDETERYVEEVHQIPIQDTNRVWDHLERTNPDLFIAYNARMRERNARIPKRVAKPSSPPEVTSARRRKVRGTKKEYRLSPYCRPLLTAINVPDASPQEASSYPNALENQNLQASQQQPAYPNDFWQQLLSTLGQIQSNTDQMLKLLTDGHGFGPHLSAARSSKRQRVGEAEERGKNEEAEKLQKKEEGDDNEAEKPRENERAGDEEAEKLQENERGDNEEAEKLQENEEGNDGEAEKLQD
- the LOC125599803 gene encoding syntaxin-22-like, whose protein sequence is MSFQDLEAGRGRSRKTNGGRQDSTQAVASGIFQINTGVSTFQRLVNTLGTPRDTPELRDKLHKTRLHIGQLVKDTSAKLKEASETDHQTGVNPSKKIADAKLAKDFQAVLKEFQKAQQTAAERETAYAPLVPPSAQTTSYSAGEADKISEQRAQVMESKRQELVLLDNEIAFNEAVIEEREQGIQEIHTQIGEVNEIFKDLAVLVNDQGVMIDDIGTHIDNSRAATSQGRSQLAQAAKTQRSNSSLTCLLLVIFGIVLLIVIIVLAA